AGAAATTTCTCGAAGCGGGGGCAAACGCCGGGAACATTCACTACGAGGAATTCAATTTCAGGTAAGAGGAGACCTTCATGCAAATCTCTTTTTCGAAACACGGAAATGTTACCGTCATGCACGTCGTGGGGGAAGTGGACTCGTCCAACTATACAGAGGTCATTGTCAGAGCGCAGGCGGTCTACGACGAAGGATCGCGTAATTTGCTGCTTGACCTGGAAAAGGTCCCCTATGTGAGCAGCGCCGGGCTGATGGCGTTCCATACCATTGCGCGCATCTTTGCGGGGCATTCCATCCAGGGCAAGGAAGGCAGCAGACCCGTCTTCCGCTCCATCAACCCGAAGGAAGATGCATCCGCGCGCGAACGGTTCAAACTGCTTAATCCGCAGGCGCCGGTGGAGCAGGTTCTGGACGTGATCGGTTTGAAGCAATTTTTCGAGATCCATACGGATCTGGATACGGGCGTCAAATCATTCACCTGATATGAGGGAGACCCATCCGGGATTTAAATGACATTCCTCCGGTAAGCAAAAGCGGGGTGGGGGCATCCGAACCGTCGTCGTCAATATTTTTCATGTGAGGATAGAATGTCGAAAAGAAGAAGATCGGGTCAAAATCGTAGCGGACTCTCCGGATTTTTGCGGACACCCGCCGGTCAGTTGACCGCCATTGCCCTGGTGGCATTAATCGTCTATTTGATTGCTGCCAGCGCAGGGGGAAACACTCCGACCACCCTGGCAGAGGAAATCAGCGTGGACCAGGCACACGAGTTGTATCAGGCTGGGACGTTCGTATTGGACGTGCGCACCCAGGAGGAGTGGGATGAATACCATGCGCCGAACACCACCCTCATCCCTTTGGATCAGTTACCCAACCGATTGAGTGAATTGCCAAAAGACCGCGAGATCGTCGTAGTGTGCCGTTCCGGGAACCGCAGCCAGCAGGGACGCGATATCCTCCTCGCGGCGGGCTTCAACGCAACCAGCATGGCGGGCGGCTTGTCAGAGTGGTACGCGAAAGGTTATCCCATCGAGGGCGCGCCGAAATAAGGGGAAGGAGGCATTACTTGCATTCTGCCAATCGATATATCTTTGCAGTCGGCAGGATGAAGGATGGCAGGTACCGGTCGGGCTGGCTTTCGAGTTGTGAGGCGTCGAAGCTTTGCAATGTCGAGCCGACGTAGATGTAATCGACTCCGCGGTTGCACAAGGTTCGGTGAGAATCTTCCTGATCGAAGCGAATATTCGAGTCGGTGAGTTCAACGTTCCTGGAAAGCAAGGGCTGAATCCAGATCCCCGCATCCACACCGGTCTGCGCCTGTGGGGATTCAAATGCAGTTACATACAAACCTGTGGAAGCGATCAGGACGGTCGCATCACGGGGAAGAAATTCGTCCATCCAGGAGAAGGCGGCGAGATCGTCGCGATTGACGAAACGGCAGCAATCGGAGGGATGGAAGTCGTAATGCAGGGCGGTATTAAGAAGAACCAAGCCAAAGACAAAAAAGATCGCGAAGGGCTGCATCAACTTCGATTTAAGGAAGAGGCGCGCTGTCGTGCGAATCAAACCTGCGAATCCTAATCCTCCCAAAAGGGATAAGGGGATGAATGCCAGCATCTGCACAAAGGGACGGTCGAGCAGGGTTTGAACACCGATCCCCGGAAGCGGTACGGGGAAGAAAAGGCAGAATGCGCAAAGTGCGAGGAATGCGGTGAGAAAGAATGTGGGTTCGGTGAAATGAGCGGCGGAGAGGAAGGCAAGCAGGAAGACAAGGACGAGAATCCAGGAATCGTTCTTGAGATAGCCGTCGAGCGGGGTTTCGAGCGCGGGGTTGTTTTGAAGTGCGAATATTTCAACGAGAAGCAGGAAGACGAGGATAATAAAACCGGTTATTCGGTATGGCATCCGTAAACGATTCCATGCAGCGGTCAGGAAGGCGGCGATGAGAGCCAAACCGTAGACGATCAACGTCCGTGAATGGATCAGGATCGATACGGGAAGGGCAAATCCCAATAAAATCAGGGCGGATTTGCGAATAAGGCTCGAATTATTACGATATGCAAGATATGCAAGGATTAGCACAAAAGACATGCAGAACAAACCCAGCAAGGCGGGATATTTACCCCAGTTCATTAAATGTGCTGGCATGTGAAAGCCAAACCCTGCAAGCAGGCAGGCAAGAATTGCGGCAGGCAAGGAATTGGTTTCACGTTTGACGATGAAAAAGAATGTAATGGGGAGGAAAGCCAGAAATAACGGACCCGCGACAAGCATAAGGTCGATCACATCTTCGCCTGTGAATTGAGCGATGCCTGCAATGATTGAATGGAAACCGAGATGGAAGTATCCGCCTTCGATGCGAATGACAGGGACTCCGGTTCGATGGGATTCGATGAAGGAATTGATAAGACGGTAATGCTGCGCCGAGTCGAAGTAAGAGGGCAGAACCAGGTCGCGGATGAAGGCAAATCGCAAGATAACGGTTGGAATCAAAACGGCAAATGAGGCAAATAAAGGGAAAGGATCAAGTCTTTTCCCGGCAAAAAAGAAAACAGGGATGAAGATCAATGCAAGGGTAAGAACAACACCGATCGCCACGCTGGTAAGAATGGATATTCCAAGGGTAAGCAGGGAGAGCAGGAGAACAGGCAGGACCCACCCTGCTGAGCTGAGCGAAAGAACATCTGCTTCATCCAGCAAATCACCGAAAAAACGCAACAGGATTCCGCGCATGATGAAAATTCCCCACGCGATGACGAAAAATAAAATGAATGCGTCTCCGGCATGATCTGCCAGAGCCGCAAGACCATCACGCCAGGGATTCATTTACGGGTAATTCGGATATGAGTCAGATGGCTCAGTCGTCCCGCCAGCGCTCGACGGTTCATTTGTTGGTTCAACGGTTTCTGTTTCATGAAAAACCTCGGGGGTCGATGTTGCGCCTCCGCCTGTGCCGGACCCGATGCCCGATTCTTCCCTTTCGATACCTTCTTCCACGAAAGGCGTCGTGACAAGGAACGCATTCACCGTAAACGTTCCCTTTGCCAGCACACGGTCATCCAATTTTGCGAGAAGTTGGATCTCGATACCCTCACCGAGAATGAGCGGTTTTCCGATGCAATATGCGCTCGTTTCTTCGATCTTGCTCCACATGCATTCGTAGGGATCCGTCCCCGATCTTCTGATGATATTCATGTAAAAAGCAGGATATCTCATGCGCGGCACGAACAAATTCACCACGGCATTGCCGAGGGCATCGCGCCCGAACGACACGACGCATAACTCCGTCATTCGCGCGCCGCAATAACCGATGGAAACCGGTTCCAACGTGGGGGCGGGCGTTCCGCCAAAACTTGAACAAGCCAGTAGGATTGCAAGAAAAATTCCCGCGAAAAGAACACGGGATGTTTTCGGCGAGCGAAGAGATTCAAACATCGCAATCATTCTACCATTTTCAAACCCGCCCATATCATCGATGGAGATGCAGGTCAAAACAAGGATGGCTGTTCCGGGATTTCCTCCCCGCTCTTGCCGCTCCAGCCATATTTTTTCAGATCGACCCGACCTTTCGCATCGAACTGCACCCCTTCCTGTTCCAGCAATTGACGCTGTTTCTCCACCCCGGGCCTTACACTGATCCTGCCCTGCAAGTTGATGACCCTTTGCCACGGCACATCATCGGGACAGTTTGCCATCGCACCGCCCACCCAACGCGGAGCGAACGCGGCGTAGGCTTCGATCTCCACGTCGTCGGGCGGGGGAATCATTTTTGCGATTTGTCCATTTTAATTTCCAAACATGTTGATGACTACATGCACGATGGAAGGTGCGATCAAGTTCCGTGTCCGTTGAAAGATAATACCCATTGCCATGCCGAAAATGCTGTGCGAGGCAATGCCCAAGGCGAGACCTTGTAGAATGTCACCGCCCATGAATTGTGCGTCTGCGCCAAGGTGCCAAACCGCGAATACCAAGGCTTGAATGACCAATGCCCAATCTGAAGCCATCCATCGATTTAGCCGTGTTTGGATTGCGCCGCGAAATAGAAACTCTTCCGAGAATCCATTACGCAAGAGATTCCCAAAGAACATGCGAACCAATTGAATGAATGTGGCAGAGCCGTTCAAAATGTTGATGATAAAGAAAATGATAGGAATACTAACCCAAAGGATAACGACCTGCCAAACACGATGCCCCTTACCAAAGCCAAGATTAGATATGCGGGTGCCGAGCAGCAACAAAAGGATAAATGGAATTAAGAAGTATCCGGCAAAATTGGCTGCAGCTAAACCAGGCGAATGATCCACAAACCCTGATAAATATTGTCCACCAAGGTTGCTGAACCAATCTCCGAACCATGACCAGATAGGGATGCTTATGGAACAAGTAGGCATTACATTGAAGATAAATCCGTGATAGCCTGTCAGCAGGACGAAAAAAAGAACGACCAGCAGCTGCCCCCACATCAAGATTGGTTTTTGCGTTTTCGTACTTGCGATCACCGCCTCATCTTTGGTGATTGCAACCGTGATGGCAGAAAAGACCAGAATACCCAAAGCAAAGGCGCTTGAGCCGAGCACTCCATTTCCTGTTATCAACAAGTAAAGAATAGAAGAGAACCAAATTACTGCAAGGAACCATGTAGCGTGCGATTTGAGAACATCATTGATCGTCTGTTTCATGTATGTGCCCTATAACTTTCCTTGAGGTGGATGGAGCTTATACGTAAAACAGGCGGAAAAAGTTCCAATGGTGATGTCAGAAAAGCGACTGCTGTTGTGGGATGTCGCTTTCATCTTTTCCACTCCATCCAAACTTTTTCAAGTCCACTTTACCTTTGGCGTCGAAGACCACGCCTTCCGCTTCCAACAGCGGACGTTGCCTCTCCGCGCCGGGGCGTTCGCTGATCTTGCCCTGCGAGTTGATAACCCGCTGCCACGGCACATCATCGGGGCAGTTTGCCATCGCGCCGCCCACCCAACGCGGACCAAAAGCGGCATACGCTTCAAGTTCCACACCGTTGGGAGGTGGAATCATTTTTGCGATCTGCCCATAGGTGGCGACCTTTCCACGCGGGATCATGCGGGCAATCGCCCAAACTTGTTCGTAATACGCTTGTTGGTTGGGGGGAGATGAAAAAGATGGCATAAGATTCTCCTATTTACGTTTGCCAGACCAGCCGTACTTCTTCATGTCGATGCGACCTCTTGGATTGAAAAAGACACCTTCATCTTCCAAGATGAGTTTGTGACGCTTCGCCTCCAACCCGTCCCGTTCTGTGATCTGCCCCTTTGAGTTAACCACACGCTGCCACGGGACCTCATTCGGGCTGGCGGCGACGGCGTTGCTGACCCACAATGCGCCAAACTCGGCAAAGGTGGCTTCATCCACACCGGTGGGCGGACGCAGCATCCTGGCAATTTGTCCATACGAAGCGACTCTTCCGCGGGGGATCAAAGTGACGATATTCCAGACTTCAGCATAAAAGGTTTGAGGATCTGGGAGGTTTGGGATTTCAGACATATATTTCCTTTGTTACCGAGAAGCAAGATATTTATAGAAGAATGTTTGCCGGACGCTGGCTATAAAATTCTGTGAGAGTTCATCGGTCATGAATTGAAGCGTGGGCAATGCATCAGCAGCGAGCGTACCGGGATGTTCTTCTTCCGGTTTGCCAGGTTGAGCAAGTTTCGTGATGGGGTCACTGGAGAAATCACATGCAGAACAAGAATCTTGAATGAAATAATAATCGTAAGTGCGGTATAGGGAGCGATTGATTTCGTAGAGAGGAGTGAAAGAGCCTACGAGCAGTAAACAGTAAACAGTGACCAGTAAAAAGCGAGGAGCGGATTTGTTGAAGATGGTTTCGCCTGTCATCAGCATGAGGTAGAAAAGCGGGGCGATGGAAGCGCGCATGACGAAGTCGCGGTCGCTGCCGATTTGGATGAAGGGGATGATGGCGAGGAGAACGCCAGTGACAATCCAGCGTGGGTCTTTGTATTTGGACGGCGCGAGGATGAACCAGAGAATCCCCCCTTCGAGTAGGAAGAAGGCTAGGAATTTATCGAGGGACAGAGATTGGAATCCGCGTTGTTGGGCGGCGGTGTTGGAAGCGAAGAAGAAAGAGGAAAGAAGAAAGATGATTAGAGCTGCAAGGAGTTGTTCCCAGCGCAGGTTTTTGAACAGAAATTTGAAATCGGTTTGCTTGATGAGTTCGATGAGGATATAAGGGAGAAGTCCCAGCGAGGCGAGGGGGGCGAAGAAGAAGCATAGTGACCAGAGGAAGATGAGTTCGCTGCGATGGTCAGATTGCTTTTCTTCTGCAAGGTTTGCAATGACAGAAATTACCAGCCATGCCGGAATCGCTTGATTGAAGACCCAAAACAATTGTGTCGTGAACGATGAGTATTGCAAATTCCCTGCCCAGGTTTCGAGATGGGTGATGGGCGGGAAGATGGTCGGATAATCTTGCGGGAAAAAAAGCGTGCCGAGGATGTCCAGTCCGCTGAAGAGGATGAAAAGCAGGGTGGCTTTGAGTGGCGAGGTTTTGAGCGCAGAGGCGAGGTGATGAGTGACAAGCAACAAGCCGAATAGAGACCAGAGGAAGAGAACGAAATTGGCAACTTGCCAGTTGGTGAATTTGGCAATGAGAGCGGAAGGCAGCCAGAAGCCGACGTAGTAAACGAGCATTTTGACTGGTCCGCTTTCGGGTTGGGCATAGTAGACTGGCCAGTCGAAGTTCATGAGGTCGCGGAAGACGACGTTGCGCCAGTTGTGGTCCCAGTTTTGGAACGCGTAGCCGCCGATGCCGGAGAGGAGGAGCCAAAGAGCAGTTATCAGTAACCAGTAAACAGTGGAAAGTGAAAAGTGGAAAGTGGAAAGTGGAGACTTGCCCTGAGCGAAGTCAAAAGGTTGGTAATTGGTAAATAGTAATTTGTAGAGGGCGAAGAGGAGGATGAGGGCAAGCGGAAGTGCTAAGGCGAGACGAACCCAGCCGAAGAGGAAGAGGATGAAAGGAAGAAGGAGGTAGATGTATGAAAGGGGTTTCATTAGTGGGCAGTGGACGGTGGACGGTGGACAGTGAACCATGGTCTGTGGTCTATTGTCCATCGTCTAATTCGTAGATGATGTAATCTTCGCGTTCCATTGTAACGGAATAATTCTCAGCGAGAAACGCACGCAGTTCAGGGAAGTCACGGCTGGTGTCTTCGCCGGAGACCCAGGGTTTGTCTATGGCGGTGACTTCGATGATGAAGTGCGGTTTGGATTCTTGCAGTTGAGTCATGAAGTCTGCACGCAGGGATTGGATGTAGGGATTGGATACGTGATGATAGAAATAAAAATCAAAGACGTATGAGGTGGCAATTGGCGCGCGATTCTCCAATATGGCAAGCAGTGAGCCGCCGGTCCAGTCCAATGGCTGGACTTGGTCGCCGGGTTCGAGATTTTTTTCGAGAAAGGTTGAGATTTGCGTTGCCCGGTCTGCGGCGATGGCGATGTCTTTGCCTTGGAGTTGGCGGATGAAGGTTTGGGAAGGGCGGATGGTGATGAGGATGGTGGCGAGAAGGATTGTGGAGGAAAGAGGTAAGAGGAAAGAAGGTTGTTTGGAAGGCGGTGAGTGGAAAGTGGAAAGTGATAGCGATGCTACGAGGATAATGGTGTAAAGAAAAGGAATGTAATGATAGGGGAAGAATTGTCCTGTTAAGGCGGGGTAGAGGGCGTAGATGATGGTGAGGCTGGCGAGGAGATAGGCTTGACGATTGCGATTGAGATAGATGCCAAAGGCGGCGGGGAGTAACCAGAGAGCGCTTCCTCCCAAACGCCAGACCTGGTTAAATAAATATGTCAGCCGTTCTGATGAAGGCATGATCACCATCTCGCCATTGA
This portion of the Anaerolineales bacterium genome encodes:
- a CDS encoding STAS domain-containing protein, with translation MQISFSKHGNVTVMHVVGEVDSSNYTEVIVRAQAVYDEGSRNLLLDLEKVPYVSSAGLMAFHTIARIFAGHSIQGKEGSRPVFRSINPKEDASARERFKLLNPQAPVEQVLDVIGLKQFFEIHTDLDTGVKSFT
- a CDS encoding rhodanese-like domain-containing protein, whose protein sequence is MSKRRRSGQNRSGLSGFLRTPAGQLTAIALVALIVYLIAASAGGNTPTTLAEEISVDQAHELYQAGTFVLDVRTQEEWDEYHAPNTTLIPLDQLPNRLSELPKDREIVVVCRSGNRSQQGRDILLAAGFNATSMAGGLSEWYAKGYPIEGAPK
- a CDS encoding MGMT family protein, whose protein sequence is MIPPPDDVEIEAYAAFAPRWVGGAMANCPDDVPWQRVINLQGRISVRPGVEKQRQLLEQEGVQFDAKGRVDLKKYGWSGKSGEEIPEQPSLF
- a CDS encoding CPBP family intramembrane metalloprotease, with translation MKQTINDVLKSHATWFLAVIWFSSILYLLITGNGVLGSSAFALGILVFSAITVAITKDEAVIASTKTQKPILMWGQLLVVLFFVLLTGYHGFIFNVMPTCSISIPIWSWFGDWFSNLGGQYLSGFVDHSPGLAAANFAGYFLIPFILLLLLGTRISNLGFGKGHRVWQVVILWVSIPIIFFIINILNGSATFIQLVRMFFGNLLRNGFSEEFLFRGAIQTRLNRWMASDWALVIQALVFAVWHLGADAQFMGGDILQGLALGIASHSIFGMAMGIIFQRTRNLIAPSIVHVVINMFGN
- a CDS encoding MGMT family protein, whose protein sequence is MPSFSSPPNQQAYYEQVWAIARMIPRGKVATYGQIAKMIPPPNGVELEAYAAFGPRWVGGAMANCPDDVPWQRVINSQGKISERPGAERQRPLLEAEGVVFDAKGKVDLKKFGWSGKDESDIPQQQSLF
- a CDS encoding MGMT family protein codes for the protein MSEIPNLPDPQTFYAEVWNIVTLIPRGRVASYGQIARMLRPPTGVDEATFAEFGALWVSNAVAASPNEVPWQRVVNSKGQITERDGLEAKRHKLILEDEGVFFNPRGRIDMKKYGWSGKRK